Proteins encoded in a region of the Diabrotica virgifera virgifera chromosome 4, PGI_DIABVI_V3a genome:
- the LOC126883817 gene encoding uncharacterized protein LOC126883817: MQCDSCLKVLSSRSSVTRHKRESCPQRFNNKVKKVKLSGVDTSANINYSATAEATSRPTAEASNTRSVKTRSNIIECQDCYKKICGRGLTGHLRSNSHKSVINYLDSGVEKLSSSFKNRISSYRLTSSKHHTDHLEFFNEIEGNVLSLLHNYLHEFKVIKVNVELYSMYTIPEKDTYDLKSFNTQNQIITISTNLKQAYQDFISEILPKVSEIQEKDSGWSLLQIQSLEVNINKYNPLRSSSYIRLPRQIEVKKAVINIMNKDEACFGWAVNASIFNPTGKSNLTTSYPHYTSLLQFHNIEFPMKLSDIPKFELLNNISINVFGVSECFKNNVTQLEIVGPLYHTKSKKSTHVNLLLIFDDNGNSHYCYIKNLSRLISSQKSHHNGQTFLCNGCLQFFSSLERLHKHEDNDCNFVYTKLPTTDMILNKFGRLQKENILQFSNFHKQMQVPFVIYADFESILQPIQHATSSDNSSFTVKTYQHTPYSFGFYIKCYFDDSLSQLIIYRGDNVAETFIQKLEKEVYTIYHKYLKHIKPMKKLTTAEELQFFESKCCHICDKPFDINEMKVRDHSHLTGLFSGAAHNACNLNYKLPKFIPVFMHNLTNYDAHLFITKLAQNNEKIDVIAQTKEKYISFTKLLLVDRGLEQNTYLKLRFVDSFRFLPHSLDNLSKTLNGEQCLELRKYCRSNEEFGLLRQKGVFPYSYLDNFSKLSEVSLPAQEQFFDVLKGEGISDEKYLRAKQVWEVFDCKNLGEYSDVYLKSDVLLLADVFENFRRNCLFNYKLDPAQYLTAPSLSWDAMLRKTNIQLELLTDIDMLHFFKKGIRGGISQCSTRFATANNQYCENYDCSKPTSYILYLDATNLYGYAMSQYLPHGDFRWLDGVEITNFDCLSIDDESPKGYVLEVDLTYPETLHDHHNDLPFCPENIIPPNGKDPKLVLTLLPKHKYIIHYRNLKQCVEQRLKVAKIYRILEFSQSPWLKPYIELNTNLRNSSDNEFDKSTYKNYTNSIYGKTMENVDKRVDIKLLSHWENLPGSIGAEGFISMPNFHSVSIFSDNLVAIQMNILKIVYDKPVYVGFSILEISKIRMYDFFYNYIKAKYMGDATLLYTDTDSLILHIQTENVYRDIKENLDLFDTSNYPVDNIFNIPKTPSVVGKLKDEFKGQPITNFCGTGAKAYCVTLSNNKHFKKAKGISKNVINKSLTFTDYKQVVDNVNAKIYRKMYTFKSHLHEMYTELKNKVALTSHDDKRYVIPGAINTLAWGHYKIDAFIPDQQQNNLDYLIQQAKLLLPEQENNDGREFYVDSFEMDLL; this comes from the coding sequence ATGCAGTGTGACTCCTGTTTAAAAGTTTTATCCAGCAGAAGCAGTGTAACTCGACATAAACGGGAAAGTTGTCCACAACGGTTTAATAATAAAGTGAAAAAGGTGAAACTTTCAGGTGTTGATACATCAGCTAATATAAACTATTCGGCTACTGCAGAAGCAACTTCCCGTCCTACCGCAGAAGCATCTAATACCCGTTCAGTTAAGACTAGATCCAATATTATAGAATGTCaagattgttataaaaaaatttgtgGAAGAGGGCTAACAGGACATTTACGTAGTAATTCACACAAAAGTGTTATTAATTATCTAGACAGTGGGGTTGAGAAACTATCAAGTTCGTTTAAAAATCGTATTAGTAGTTACCGTCTTACTAGCAGCAAACATCACACCGACCACTTggaattttttaatgaaattgagGGAAATGTTTTGAGTCTTCTACATAACTATTTACACGAATTTAAAGTGATAAAAGTTAATGTCGAACTTTACTCTATGTATACAATACCTGAAAAAGATACTtatgatttaaaatcatttaatacTCAAAATCAAATTATTACTATTTCTACTAATCTGAAACAAGCATATCAAGATTTTATTAGTGAAATATTACCCAAGGTTTCGGAAATACAAGAAAAGGATTCTGGATGGAGTCTTTTACAAATCCAATCATTAGAAGTTAATATCAATAAGTACAACCCTCTACGATCTTCTTCATATATCAGGTTGCCACGACAAATCGAGGTAAAAAAAGCGGTCATTAATATAATGAATAAAGATGAAGCATGTTTTGGTTGGGCGGTAAACGCATCCATTTTTAACCCGACAGGTAAATCCAATCTTACTACTTCTTATCCGCATTATACTAGTCTCTTACAGTTCCATAATATAGAATTCCCTATGAAATTGTCAGATATACCAAAATTTGAATTACTAAATAATATTTCAATTAACGTTTTTGGGGTCagtgaatgttttaaaaataatgttacaCAATTGGAAATCGTTGGACCACTGTATCatacaaaatctaaaaaatctACACAtgttaatttattacttatttttgatGATAACGGGAATAGTCattattgttatattaaaaatttatcaCGGTTAATATCAAGTCAAAAATCACATCATAATGGTCAgacttttttatgtaatggttgTTTACAATTTTTCTCATCCTTGGAACGTCTTCACAAACATGAAGACAATGATTGTAACTTTGTATATACTAAGCTTCCAACTACAGACATGATTCTCAATAAATTTGGGCGTCTACAAAAAGAAAATATCTTACAGTTTTCCAACTTTCATAAACAAATGCAAGTTCCGTTTGTTATATACGCTGATTTTGAAAGTATACTACAACCGATACAACATGCGACATCTTCTGATAATTCCTCATTCACTGTTAAAACCTACCAGCACACACCATATTCATTCGGTTTttatattaaatgttattttgATGATAGCTTATCACAACTTATTATTTACCGTGGTGATAATGTGGCTGAAACATTTATTCAAAAACTAGAAAAAGAAGTTTACACTATTTATCATAAATACCTTAAACATATTAAACCCATGAAAAAACTCACAACGGCAGAggaattacaattttttgaaagtAAGTGTTGTCACATTTGTGATAAACCATTCGATATTAACGAAATGAAGGTTAGAGATCATTCGCATTTAACGGGGTTGTTTTCGGGAGCAGCTCATAACGCTTGTAATTTAAATTACAAATTACCAAAATTTATTCCTGTTTTTATGCATAATTTAACCAATTACGATGCAcatctttttataacaaaattagctcaaaataatgaaaaaattgatgTTATTGCACaaactaaagaaaaatatatatcatttaCCAAATTACTTTTAGTTGATCGCGGTCTAGAgcaaaatacatatttaaaattaaGGTTTGTAGATTCTTTCAGATTTTTACCTCATTCACTAGATAATTTAAGTAAAACTCTCAACGGTGAACAATGTCTAGAGTTACGAAAATATTGTCGGTCAAATGAAGAGTTCGGATTGTTACGGCAGAAAGGTGTTTTCCCTTATTCATACTTGGATAACTTTTCAAAACTTAGTGAGGTATCTTTACCTGCACAAGAACAATTCTTCGATGTTTTAAAAGGTGAAGGTATTTCCGATGAAAAATATTTACGAGCTAAGCAAGTTTGGGAAGTTTTTGATTGTAAAAATTTAGGAGAGTACTCTGATGTTTATTTAAAATCGGATGTTTTATTATTAGCTgatgtttttgaaaattttcggcgtaattgtttatttaattataaattagATCCTGCTCAATATTTAACAGCTCCATCACTTAGCTGGGATGCCATGTTGCGTAAAACTAATATTCAGCTTGAATTATTAACAGATATTGATatgcttcatttttttaaaaagggTATACGTGGAGGTATAAGTCAATGTAGCACTAGATTTGCTACTGCAAATAATCAGTATTGTGAAAATTATGATTGTTCTAAACCTACTTCCTATATTCTTTATTTAGACGCAACAAATCTTTATGGTTACGCTATGAGTCAATATCTTCCACATGGCGATTTTCGGTGGTTAGATGGTGTAGAAATCACTAATTTTGATTGTTTATCAATCGATGATGAATCTCCGAAGGGGTATGTTTTAGAAGTTGATTTAACATATCCTGAAACATTGCATGATCATCACAACGACTTACCGTTTTGCCCTGAAAATATAATACCTCCTAATGGTAAAGATCCCAAACTTGTATTAACGTTGTTACCGAAACATAAATATATTATCCATTATAGAAATCTAAAACAATGTGTTGAACAAAGGTTAAAGGTAGCTAAAATTTATCGAATTCTAGAATTTTCTCAATCACCGTGGTTAAAACCTTATATTGAATTGAATACGAATTTACGCAATTCCTCAGATAATGAATTTGATAAAAGCACATATAAGAATTACACCAACTCTATTTATGGGAAAACTATGGAAAACGTTGATAAAAGGGTTGATATTAAACTATTATCCCACTGGGAAAACTTACCCGGTAGTATCGGTGCTGAAGGATTTATTAGTATGCCGAATTTCCACTCAGTTTCAATATTTTCTGACAATTTAGTCGCAATtcaaatgaatattttaaaaattgtttacgACAAACCCGTATATGTCGGTTTTTCGATTTTAGAAATATCCAAAATTCGTATGTATGATTTCTTTTACAACTATATTAAAGCTAAATATATGGGTGATGCAACCCTTTTGTATACCGACACTGAttctttaattttacatattcaaACAGAAAACGTGTACCGCGATATTAAAGAAAATCTTGATTTATTTGATACATCTAATTACCCAGtagataatatttttaatatacccaaaacaCCATCAGTAGTTGGTAAATTAAAGGATGAGTTTAAAGGTCAACCAATTACAAATTTTTGTGGTACTGGTGCCAAAGCTTATTGTGTGACATTGAGtaacaataaacattttaaaaaagcaaaaggGATTTCCAAAAACGTTATAAATAAATCTTTAACATTTACGGATTACAAACAAGTGGTTGATAATGTTAATGCAAAGATTTATCGTAAAATGTATACATTTAAGTCACATTTACATGAAATGTATACCGAGTTAAAAAATAAGGTTGCTTTAACTTCCCACGATGATAAgaggtatgttatacctggggcTATTAATACATTAGCGTGGGGTCATTACAAAATAGATGCCTTTATACCTGACCAACAACAAAACAATCTCGATTATTTAATCCAACAAGCTAAACTACTTCTACCAGAACAAGAAAATAATGATGGGCGCGAATTTTATGTAGATAGTTTTGAAATGGATTTATTATGA
- the LOC126883818 gene encoding uncharacterized protein LOC126883818, which yields MSVAAQTFKVAAEVHASPSVQTSKHHSTSFEDISDSEDGTSDHPSLQTCNKPSIEGYPSIGDILNISELGSSPEEGLTQAHITQPQVEEEIPMKPMTETQVWEKELISRTEPSLTNVVTRVLQIPNRAEAYHQALCEDFKGGLVSALERHQDRIQERLNENLKESELLKKAIQNIFSYGEKISEAFHEENIRLSQDLINIKASLANAVRSDSRDLFNKNVAGDVLRCGMRDEGA from the exons ATGT cgGTGGCGGCGCAAACTTTCAAAGTAGCGGCGGAGGTGCACGCTTCTCCAAGCGTGCAAACATCAAAACACCACTCTACATCTTTTGAAGATATTTCCGACTCTGAAGACGGGACATCTGATCACCCTTCACTTCAAACCTGCAACAAACCCTCTATCGAGGGTTACCCCTCTATCGGAGATATATTAAATATCTCCGAATTGGGATCATCACCTGAAGAGGGGTTAACACAGGCACATATAACTCAACCCCAAGTTGAAGAGGAAATACCCATGAAACCTATGACTGAGACCCAAGTCTGGGAAAAAGAGCTTATATCGAGAACAGAGCCGTCACTCACTAATGTAGTGACGAGAGTTCTCCAAATCCCCAACCGCGCAGAAGCTTACCACCAAGCATTATGTGAGGATTTTAAGGGAGGACTTGTGTCGGCTCTTGAACGTCATCAAGACCGCATTCAGGAAAGGTTAAATGAGAATTTAAAGGAAAGTGAACTCCTTAAAAAAGCCAtccaaaacattttttcatatggTGAAAAAATTTCCGAGGCTTTTCACGAGGAGAATATCCGGCTTTCACAGGATCTCATTAATATAAAAGCTTCCCTGGCCAATGCTGTGAGGTCAGATTCTCGAG ACTTATTCAACAAAAATGTCGCTGGTGATGTCCTGAGATGCGGGATGCGGGATGAAGGTGCATAA
- the LOC126883819 gene encoding uncharacterized protein LOC126883819 codes for MELNGVIIDSVREVGLVSTIKNYLSLNENESILFQNAGWFPKSENEKIIVDAHGNFNVCIPLRLLSGFFEDFRRIIMNCKQELILIRSNDDVDAIVSIDETERPKVEITKLQWNVAHVSPSMREQLRLNSIAHKNIELPIKFRSWQMIEYPSLNNATRHTWAVKTSTNIETPRHIIIAFQKGRKSKITKDMSKFDHNDLKNIKVFLNSERFPYNDLQIDFDTNKFAQIYEMFGSFQTSYYNLNLNQPIFNPQDFKTKTPLIHIDCSRQKEVIQNGSVVLRIEFETNTPSTTDVSAYCLILHEKEFTYNPLTKIVKQY; via the coding sequence ATGGAGTTAAATGGAGTTATTATAGATTCTGTTCGAGAGGTTGGACTGGTATCAACGATTAAAAACTATCTAAGTCTCAACGAAAACGAAAGTATTCTATTCCAAAATGCTGGATGGTTTCCAAAAtcagaaaatgaaaaaataatagtgGACGCTCATGGTAACTTTAACGTTTGCATACCATTACGATTATTATCAGGTTTTTTTGAAGACTTCAGACGAATTATAATGAATTGTAAGCAGGAGCTCATTTTAATACGATCAAACGATGATGTCGATGCAATTGTGAGTATTGACGAAACCGAACGCCCCAAAGTCGAAATTACAAAATTACAGTGGAATGTAGCCCATGTTAGCCCAAGCATGCGTGAACAACTACGATTAAATAGTATAGCTCATAAAAATATTGAGCTACCAATTAAATTTCGTTCGTGGCAAATGATTGAATACCCATCATTAAATAATGCGACACGGCATACGTGGGCGGTAAAAACCAGTACTAACATTGAAACACCGAGACATATCATTATCGCATTTCAGAAAGGGAGAAAATCAAAGATTACTAAAGATATGAGCAAATTTGATCATAACGACCTtaaaaatataaaggtatttttgAATTCTGAACGATTTCCTTATAATGATTTACAAATAGATTTTGACACTAACAAATTCGCTCAAATTTATGAGATGTTTGGAAGTTTTCAGACAAGTTATTATAATTTAAACTTAAACCAACCGATATTTAACCCGCAAGATTTTAAAACTAAGACACCACTAATACATATAGATTGCTCTAGACAGAAAGAAGTGATCCAAAATGGGTCCGTCGTTCTCCGTATCGAATTTGAAACAAATACACCTTCAACAACTGATGTATCTGCTTATTGTTTAATTTTACATGAGAAGGAATTTACATACAATCCACTAACAAAAATAGTAAAGCAGTATTAA